The proteins below are encoded in one region of Nakamurella flava:
- a CDS encoding sugar porter family MFS transporter, producing MKPAGSNPLPPLTAGPHTRRLDLIAVVATFGGLLFGYDTGVINGALEPMKADLGLTAVTEGLVTSILLIGAAIGALACGRLNDLLGRRKALQILAVLFLAGTIGAVLAPGLGVLLPSRFVLGFAVGGASVTVPVYLAELSPTERRGQLTGRNELAIVVGQFLAFGINAIIGNVWGEDDGVWRYMLAVAAVPAVCLFVGMLRMPESPRWLLAHGRDDDALAVLMQVRPEERARAELAEVRELAAEEAQSQLGGWRDLRTPWVRRIVVAGIGLAVAQQFTGINSVMYYGSQVLTMAGFSQSAALIANVANGVLAVLGAVVCLWFLIDRFPRRTLIIGGFVATTTIHLLIAVASAVLPDGLGKAWVTLVLMVLFVFAMQLALNVPVWVTLAELFPLRLRGFAMGLSVLCLWVANAVISFAFPSLVETVGIQGMFLIFAIAGALSIWFLAKRLPETGHRSLEELEEDFSAGRF from the coding sequence ATGAAGCCGGCGGGGTCGAACCCCCTTCCGCCGTTGACCGCGGGCCCGCACACCCGGCGTCTGGATCTCATCGCGGTCGTCGCCACCTTCGGCGGCCTGCTCTTCGGCTACGACACCGGCGTCATCAACGGTGCGCTCGAACCGATGAAGGCCGACCTCGGCCTGACCGCGGTCACCGAGGGTCTGGTCACCAGCATCCTGCTCATCGGGGCGGCCATCGGTGCCCTGGCCTGTGGGCGACTCAACGACCTCCTGGGCCGCAGGAAGGCGCTGCAGATCCTCGCCGTGCTGTTCCTGGCCGGCACCATCGGTGCCGTGCTCGCCCCGGGACTGGGCGTTCTGCTGCCCTCCCGTTTCGTCCTCGGGTTCGCAGTCGGCGGCGCGTCGGTCACCGTGCCGGTGTACCTGGCCGAACTGTCACCGACCGAACGGCGCGGGCAGCTCACCGGTCGCAACGAGCTGGCCATCGTCGTCGGCCAGTTCCTGGCCTTCGGGATCAACGCGATCATCGGCAACGTCTGGGGTGAGGACGACGGCGTGTGGCGCTACATGCTGGCCGTCGCCGCCGTCCCCGCCGTCTGCCTGTTCGTCGGGATGCTGCGGATGCCGGAGTCGCCGCGCTGGCTGCTCGCCCATGGCCGGGACGACGACGCACTGGCCGTGCTGATGCAGGTGCGGCCGGAGGAGCGGGCCCGGGCCGAGCTGGCCGAGGTCCGGGAGCTGGCCGCCGAGGAGGCGCAGTCCCAGCTGGGCGGGTGGCGGGACCTGCGTACCCCGTGGGTGCGGCGCATCGTCGTCGCCGGTATCGGCCTGGCCGTGGCCCAGCAGTTCACCGGCATCAACTCGGTCATGTACTACGGCTCACAGGTGTTGACCATGGCCGGCTTCTCGCAGAGCGCCGCGCTCATCGCCAACGTCGCCAACGGGGTGCTCGCCGTCCTCGGCGCCGTCGTCTGCCTCTGGTTCCTCATCGACCGCTTCCCCCGCCGCACCCTCATCATCGGCGGGTTCGTCGCCACCACCACGATCCACCTGCTCATCGCCGTGGCCTCCGCCGTGCTGCCCGACGGCCTGGGCAAGGCCTGGGTGACGCTCGTGCTGATGGTGCTGTTCGTCTTCGCGATGCAGCTCGCGCTCAACGTGCCGGTGTGGGTGACCCTGGCCGAGCTGTTCCCGCTGCGGCTGCGCGGCTTCGCCATGGGCCTGTCCGTGCTGTGCCTGTGGGTCGCCAACGCGGTCATCTCGTTCGCGTTCCCCAGCCTGGTCGAGACGGTCGGCATCCAGGGGATGTTCCTCATCTTCGCCATCGCCGGGGCGCTCAGCATCTGGTTCCTGGCGAAGCGGCTGCCGGAGACCGGCCACCGCTCGTTGGAGGAACTGGAGGAGGACTTCTCCGCCGGCCGGTTCTGA
- a CDS encoding M18 family aminopeptidase: MPADQPSPARRHLDDLAGFLASAASAFHTAAAVRDRLRAIGFRSQDEREPFDGGPGGHVVVRDGSVVAWRLPTGRPRGFLICGAHTDSPGFVLKPRPDLQRDGWQQVGMEVYGGPLLNSWLDRELGLAGRLVLRDGSTTLVRTGPVMRIPQLAIHLDRAVNEEGVKLDRQQHTAPVWSVDRPDRRIGGHLAELAGVRAADVVATDVVAYVTQPAEVFGPADEFFAAGRLDNLSSVHAGLAALEDARGDSDFVRVLVAFDHEEVGSATRSGASGPLLEDTLRRIALSLGIDGEGWYRLAANTVCLSADAGHAVHPNYPGRHDPAHRPLLNGGPLLKINANQRYATTGVGAALWHRACAAAGVSTQEFVSNNAMPCGSTIGPLTATRSGFTTIDVGIPLLSMHSAREMAGSSDPWALSAAIGAFFAGA, translated from the coding sequence ATGCCCGCCGATCAGCCGAGTCCCGCCCGACGCCATCTGGACGACCTGGCCGGTTTCCTGGCGTCCGCCGCGTCGGCGTTCCACACCGCCGCCGCGGTCCGGGATCGCTTGCGGGCCATCGGTTTCCGGTCGCAGGACGAGCGGGAGCCGTTCGACGGCGGGCCCGGCGGGCACGTGGTGGTGCGGGACGGTTCGGTCGTGGCCTGGCGGTTGCCGACGGGCCGTCCGCGCGGGTTTCTCATCTGCGGCGCGCACACCGACTCCCCTGGTTTCGTCCTCAAGCCGCGTCCCGATCTGCAACGCGACGGGTGGCAGCAGGTCGGCATGGAGGTCTACGGCGGTCCACTGCTGAACTCCTGGCTCGACCGCGAGCTCGGACTGGCCGGTCGGCTGGTGCTGCGGGACGGCAGCACGACGCTGGTACGGACCGGCCCGGTGATGCGGATCCCGCAGCTGGCCATCCACCTCGACCGTGCGGTCAACGAGGAGGGCGTGAAGCTGGACCGGCAGCAGCACACCGCGCCGGTGTGGAGCGTGGACCGCCCGGACCGGCGCATCGGCGGCCATCTCGCCGAGCTGGCCGGGGTCCGCGCGGCCGACGTGGTGGCGACCGACGTCGTCGCTTACGTCACCCAGCCGGCGGAGGTGTTCGGTCCAGCGGACGAGTTCTTCGCCGCCGGGCGGCTCGACAACCTGTCCAGCGTGCACGCCGGGCTGGCGGCGCTGGAGGACGCCCGCGGCGATTCCGACTTCGTCCGGGTGCTGGTCGCTTTCGACCACGAGGAGGTCGGGTCGGCCACCCGGTCCGGGGCCTCCGGTCCCCTGCTGGAGGACACCCTGCGCCGGATCGCCCTGTCACTCGGGATCGACGGGGAGGGCTGGTACCGGCTCGCCGCGAACACCGTGTGCCTGTCCGCGGACGCCGGCCACGCCGTGCACCCCAACTACCCGGGCCGGCACGACCCGGCCCACCGCCCCCTGCTGAACGGCGGCCCGCTGCTGAAGATCAACGCGAACCAGCGGTACGCGACCACCGGGGTCGGCGCCGCCCTCTGGCACCGGGCCTGCGCCGCCGCCGGGGTGTCGACCCAGGAGTTCGTGTCGAACAACGCGATGCCCTGTGGGTCGACGATCGGCCCGCTGACCGCGACCCGCTCCGGGTTCACCACCATCGACGTCGGGATCCCGCTGCTGTCGATGCATTCGGCCCGCGAGATGGCGGGATCGTCGGACCCGTGGGCGCTCTCGGCCGCCATCGGGGCGTTCTTCGCCGGCGCCTGA
- a CDS encoding DUF1802 family protein produces MTSAIPPDDGLPALKEWGAAIAALLAGRQTVLLRKGGIGEKRFTLGRSRFLLYPTVAHSHAESTRADHHDLLAVGARDVRLAPDGAPAAVTVRAVAEVTAAIAVARPDDVAALEPFHVWTTDSVRRNRIDFRPRHQLTAIVLSVRPITTPIELPVLPEYGGCRSWVDLRTGWDTLGGVPVGDPVVEPSALQRIADDVRSAVG; encoded by the coding sequence GTGACGTCTGCGATTCCACCCGACGACGGACTGCCCGCCCTCAAGGAGTGGGGGGCCGCCATCGCCGCGCTGCTCGCCGGCCGGCAGACGGTCCTGCTGCGCAAGGGCGGCATCGGTGAGAAGCGGTTCACGCTCGGCCGGTCGCGGTTCCTGCTCTATCCGACGGTCGCCCACAGCCACGCCGAGTCGACCCGGGCCGACCACCACGACCTGCTGGCGGTCGGGGCCCGCGACGTCCGCCTCGCCCCGGACGGCGCCCCCGCCGCCGTGACCGTGCGCGCCGTCGCCGAGGTCACGGCCGCGATCGCCGTGGCACGCCCCGACGACGTCGCGGCGCTCGAGCCGTTCCACGTGTGGACCACCGACTCGGTCCGGCGCAACCGCATCGACTTCCGGCCCCGCCACCAGTTGACCGCGATCGTCCTGTCGGTCCGGCCGATCACCACCCCGATCGAACTGCCGGTGCTGCCGGAGTACGGCGGATGTCGCAGCTGGGTCGATCTGCGGACCGGGTGGGACACCCTGGGCGGCGTCCCCGTCGGGGATCCGGTGGTCGAACCGTCCGCCCTGCAGCGGATCGCCGACGACGTCCGCTCGGCCGTCGGCTGA
- a CDS encoding propionyl-CoA synthetase, whose protein sequence is MGVYDDVHRASQDDPEAFWLAAAAAIDWTAPPTRALDAANPPFHRWFPDAELNVCHNAVDRHVAAGRGEQPAIVHDSPVTGSVRRITYAELQDEVARFAGVLAGLGVGRGDRVVVYLPMIPEAAVAMLACARLGAVHSVVFGGFAPKELAARIDDATPAVVVTASCGIEVARVIEYKPLLDAALDLATHRPAHCVVLQRPQATATLGERDVDWAAAVATAVPHDCVPVRATDPLYILYTSGTTGKPKGVVRDGGGYAVALAWTMPNVFAVGPGETMFTASDVGWVVGHSYIVYGPLLVGATSVLYEGKPVGTPDAGQFWRVVQDHRVRSLFTAPTAFRAIRKEDPDGTLLARYDISSLRQLFLAGERLDPETHRWAGERLGVPVIDNWWQTETGWPIVANPAGIELLPVKPGSPTRPMPGWDVRVLDPAGRPVPPGVDGAIVLGLPLPPGALPTLWNDDERYVASYLSAFPGCYLTGDGGHVDEDGYVFVMGRTDDVINVAGHRLSTGGLEEVLAAHPDVAECAVIGVADGLKGQVPRGFVVLKAGVERDEHELAAELVQLVREQIGAVASLREVAVVPALPKTRSGKILRRTMRGIADGVDEPVPGTIENVAVLDALRPILRR, encoded by the coding sequence ATGGGTGTGTACGACGACGTGCACCGGGCGAGCCAGGACGACCCGGAGGCGTTCTGGTTGGCGGCGGCCGCGGCCATCGACTGGACGGCGCCGCCCACCCGCGCCCTGGACGCCGCGAACCCGCCGTTCCACCGATGGTTCCCCGACGCCGAACTGAACGTGTGCCACAACGCCGTCGACCGCCACGTGGCGGCCGGGCGGGGGGAGCAGCCGGCCATCGTCCACGACTCCCCCGTCACCGGCTCCGTCCGCCGGATCACCTACGCCGAGTTGCAGGACGAGGTCGCGCGGTTCGCCGGGGTATTGGCCGGGCTCGGGGTCGGCCGGGGGGACCGGGTGGTCGTCTACCTGCCGATGATCCCGGAGGCCGCCGTCGCGATGCTGGCCTGCGCCCGCCTCGGCGCGGTGCACTCCGTGGTGTTCGGCGGGTTCGCCCCGAAGGAGCTGGCCGCCCGCATCGACGACGCCACCCCGGCGGTCGTCGTGACCGCCTCCTGCGGGATCGAGGTCGCCCGGGTCATCGAGTACAAACCACTGCTGGACGCGGCGCTGGACCTCGCGACCCACCGGCCCGCGCACTGTGTGGTGCTGCAGCGGCCGCAGGCCACGGCCACGCTCGGCGAGCGGGACGTCGACTGGGCGGCGGCGGTGGCGACAGCCGTCCCGCACGACTGCGTCCCGGTCCGGGCGACCGATCCGCTGTACATCCTCTACACCTCGGGCACGACGGGAAAGCCCAAGGGCGTGGTGCGCGACGGCGGCGGGTACGCGGTCGCACTGGCCTGGACGATGCCGAACGTCTTCGCCGTGGGACCGGGCGAGACCATGTTCACCGCTTCCGATGTCGGCTGGGTGGTCGGCCACTCGTACATCGTCTACGGGCCGTTGCTGGTGGGGGCGACGAGCGTGCTCTACGAGGGCAAGCCCGTCGGCACCCCGGACGCCGGCCAGTTCTGGCGGGTCGTGCAGGACCACCGGGTGCGGAGTCTGTTTACCGCGCCGACGGCGTTCCGGGCGATCCGCAAGGAGGACCCGGACGGGACACTGCTGGCCCGGTACGACATCTCGAGTTTGCGACAGCTGTTCCTGGCCGGTGAGCGACTCGATCCGGAGACCCACCGGTGGGCCGGCGAGCGGCTCGGCGTCCCGGTGATCGACAACTGGTGGCAGACCGAGACCGGCTGGCCGATCGTGGCGAACCCGGCGGGGATCGAACTGCTGCCGGTGAAGCCCGGTTCGCCGACCCGGCCCATGCCCGGGTGGGACGTGCGTGTCCTGGACCCGGCGGGGCGTCCGGTCCCGCCGGGCGTCGACGGCGCCATCGTGTTGGGGCTCCCCCTGCCGCCCGGGGCGCTGCCGACGCTGTGGAACGACGACGAACGCTATGTGGCGTCCTACCTCTCGGCGTTCCCCGGTTGCTACCTCACTGGCGACGGCGGGCACGTCGACGAGGACGGGTACGTCTTCGTGATGGGCCGCACCGACGACGTCATCAACGTCGCCGGTCACCGCTTGTCCACCGGCGGGCTCGAGGAGGTCTTGGCCGCCCACCCGGACGTGGCCGAATGCGCGGTGATCGGCGTGGCCGACGGGTTGAAGGGGCAGGTGCCGCGCGGATTCGTCGTTCTCAAGGCCGGGGTCGAGCGGGACGAGCACGAGCTGGCCGCCGAGCTGGTGCAGCTGGTCCGGGAGCAGATCGGTGCGGTGGCGAGCCTGCGCGAGGTCGCCGTCGTCCCCGCACTGCCCAAGACCCGCTCGGGGAAGATCCTGCGCCGGACGATGCGCGGGATCGCCGACGGGGTGGACGAGCCGGTCCCCGGGACCATCGAGAACGTCGCCGTCCTGGACGCGCTGCGGCCGATCCTGCGTCGCTGA
- a CDS encoding EthD family reductase, with translation MFALTVLYDHPTDPAAFDAHYDSTHTALARDIPNLRRLTVARPAPAPDGTRPAWHLIATLEFEDQAAFDAGMGSPQGQATVADLANFAGAGVTLVPSPDTRRIV, from the coding sequence ATGTTCGCGCTGACCGTTCTGTACGACCACCCCACCGACCCGGCGGCGTTCGACGCCCACTACGACTCCACGCACACCGCGCTCGCCCGGGACATCCCGAACTTGCGACGGCTCACGGTCGCCCGGCCGGCGCCGGCACCGGACGGCACGAGACCGGCCTGGCACCTCATCGCCACTCTCGAGTTCGAGGACCAGGCAGCCTTCGACGCGGGGATGGGCAGCCCTCAGGGCCAGGCCACAGTCGCCGACCTGGCGAATTTCGCCGGCGCCGGGGTCACCCTCGTCCCGTCGCCCGACACCCGCCGGATCGTCTGA
- a CDS encoding BatC protein, whose protein sequence is MGLSDDDIVSSGSAGSEGPADGGASGTPGVHDGGADGGAEGPADGGASGTPGVHDGGADGGADSGAEGPADGGAAGKPGVHDGGADGGAEGPADGGASGTPGVHDGGADGGADGGADSGA, encoded by the coding sequence ATGGGTCTGAGCGACGACGACATCGTCAGCAGCGGTTCGGCCGGTTCGGAGGGTCCCGCCGACGGCGGCGCCTCCGGCACGCCGGGGGTCCACGACGGTGGCGCTGACGGCGGGGCCGAGGGTCCGGCCGACGGCGGCGCCTCGGGCACTCCGGGTGTCCACGACGGCGGGGCCGATGGTGGCGCCGACAGCGGGGCCGAGGGCCCGGCCGACGGCGGCGCGGCCGGCAAGCCGGGGGTCCACGACGGCGGCGCTGACGGCGGGGCCGAGGGTCCGGCCGACGGCGGCGCCTCGGGCACTCCGGGTGTCCACGACGGCGGGGCCGACGGCGGCGCCGATGGTGGTGCGGACAGCGGCGCCTGA
- a CDS encoding cupin domain-containing protein has protein sequence MTAVQTGASELTGRPRAVAADPAVAAPVPAGPDGAATESRPTVRRCISGSTDDFARDVWSRQPMLTPRADPAGFADLFSADAVDELVSTRGLRTPFLRMARDGSVRATSTFTRSGGAGATITDQVADDKVLAQLAAGSTLVLQALHRTWPPLVEFGSRLAAELGHPVQINAYITPPQNQGFSPHYDTHDVFVLQIAGTKRWTIHAPVLDAPLPDQPWDRRRAAVAARAEEDPLLSAVLAPGDALYLPRGFLHSAVAQGDVSIHLTVGVHPITGVDLARELIAVAAGDPELRRSLPMGFDADQLTAAVRAAAARLADDLARVPEENVAATVQRTQDRLRADTRPQPIAPLAQLAAAAGLTGADRIRLREGLRPRLTDRGDRVVLWAVDSSLELPAVVRPALDLLLSGTPVAVADLPGLDADEQLVLARRLLREGLVVLSPADDRGPAVS, from the coding sequence ATGACGGCAGTGCAGACGGGGGCGTCCGAACTGACCGGACGCCCCCGGGCCGTCGCCGCTGACCCGGCCGTCGCCGCACCGGTCCCCGCGGGTCCCGACGGCGCAGCGACCGAGTCCCGACCGACCGTCCGTCGGTGCATCAGCGGCTCCACCGACGACTTCGCCCGGGACGTCTGGTCCCGGCAGCCGATGCTGACCCCGCGTGCCGATCCGGCCGGATTCGCCGATCTGTTCTCCGCCGACGCCGTGGACGAGCTGGTGTCCACGCGTGGGCTGCGGACGCCGTTCCTGCGGATGGCCCGGGACGGGTCGGTCCGCGCCACGTCGACCTTCACCCGCTCCGGTGGGGCTGGCGCCACGATCACCGACCAGGTCGCCGACGACAAGGTGCTGGCCCAGTTGGCCGCCGGTTCCACGCTCGTCCTGCAGGCCTTGCACCGCACCTGGCCGCCGCTGGTCGAGTTCGGCAGTCGGCTGGCCGCCGAGCTGGGGCACCCGGTGCAGATCAACGCCTACATCACCCCACCGCAGAACCAGGGGTTCTCCCCGCACTACGACACCCACGACGTCTTCGTCCTGCAGATCGCCGGGACCAAGCGGTGGACGATCCACGCGCCCGTCCTCGACGCGCCGCTGCCCGACCAGCCGTGGGATCGGCGGCGGGCCGCGGTGGCCGCGCGGGCGGAGGAGGATCCGCTGCTCTCGGCCGTGCTGGCGCCCGGCGACGCGTTGTACCTGCCCCGCGGCTTCCTGCACTCGGCGGTCGCCCAGGGCGATGTCTCCATCCACCTGACCGTCGGGGTGCACCCGATCACCGGGGTCGATCTCGCTCGCGAGCTGATCGCCGTGGCCGCGGGTGATCCGGAGCTGCGCCGGTCGTTGCCGATGGGCTTCGACGCCGACCAGCTGACCGCCGCGGTGCGCGCGGCGGCCGCCCGGCTGGCCGACGATCTGGCCCGCGTGCCGGAGGAGAACGTGGCGGCGACGGTGCAGCGCACGCAGGACCGTTTGCGGGCCGACACCCGGCCGCAGCCGATCGCTCCGCTCGCCCAGTTGGCCGCCGCGGCCGGACTCACCGGGGCCGATCGCATCCGCCTGCGGGAGGGGCTGCGGCCGCGCCTGACCGACCGGGGCGACCGGGTCGTGCTGTGGGCGGTGGACAGCTCGTTGGAGCTACCGGCGGTGGTCCGTCCCGCCCTGGATCTGCTGCTGTCCGGTACTCCAGTCGCAGTGGCGGACCTGCCCGGCCTGGACGCCGATGAGCAGCTGGTGCTGGCGCGGCGGTTGCTGCGGGAGGGCCTGGTCGTCCTGTCGCCGGCCGATGATCGGGGACCGGCGGTTTCGTGA
- a CDS encoding sucrase ferredoxin: MTDAQSTGRPVREFPDRCAFRSAQRDDPMLGTAFPAGRLLLVEQPGPWGRLGLEQSRFDPVLAQELVKRLGRQGVRVLTIRRPGRVEGLLSRRWGYVDCRAEHPRMRWGRFIEDTELLTFDPDRQDTEPGSLEVEGDDAPVFAVCAHSTHDACCAIRGRPVAAALEALAPGRVWECSHVGGDRFAANVLQLPTGILYGRVPPGSAGELLTRAQEGEVIVDLLRGRVGFTPVAQAAIAAAHRHTGLLRPADIRPIRVREIGADAVDVDLECAGRRVRVRVHRERSEPYRMTCQAVMDSTAIVYRPEVIAAEVSGALPVG; the protein is encoded by the coding sequence GTGACTGACGCGCAGTCGACCGGTCGACCGGTCCGGGAGTTCCCGGACCGGTGCGCCTTCCGATCCGCCCAGCGGGACGACCCGATGCTGGGGACGGCGTTCCCGGCCGGTCGGCTGCTGCTCGTCGAACAACCCGGGCCCTGGGGCCGACTCGGGTTGGAACAGTCCCGTTTCGATCCGGTCCTCGCGCAGGAGCTGGTCAAGCGGCTGGGCCGGCAGGGCGTGCGCGTGTTGACGATCCGGCGCCCCGGCCGGGTCGAGGGACTGCTGTCCCGCCGCTGGGGGTACGTCGACTGCCGGGCCGAGCACCCGCGGATGCGGTGGGGTCGCTTTATCGAAGACACTGAGCTGCTGACCTTCGACCCGGATCGGCAGGACACCGAGCCGGGGAGCCTGGAAGTCGAAGGGGACGATGCGCCGGTCTTCGCGGTCTGCGCGCACAGCACCCACGACGCCTGCTGCGCCATCCGCGGCCGGCCGGTCGCGGCCGCGTTGGAGGCGCTGGCTCCCGGGCGGGTCTGGGAGTGCAGTCACGTCGGTGGTGACCGCTTCGCGGCCAACGTCCTGCAGTTGCCGACCGGCATCCTCTACGGACGGGTTCCGCCCGGGTCGGCCGGCGAACTGCTCACCCGCGCGCAGGAGGGCGAGGTCATCGTCGACCTGCTGCGGGGCCGGGTGGGTTTCACCCCGGTGGCGCAGGCGGCCATCGCGGCGGCCCATCGGCACACCGGGCTGCTCCGCCCGGCCGACATCCGGCCGATCCGGGTGCGCGAGATCGGCGCCGACGCGGTGGACGTCGATCTGGAGTGCGCCGGCCGGCGGGTCCGGGTCAGGGTGCACCGGGAGCGATCGGAGCCCTATCGGATGACCTGTCAGGCGGTCATGGACAGCACCGCGATCGTCTACCGACCCGAGGTGATCGCGGCCGAGGTGTCGGGAGCGTTGCCCGTCGGCTGA
- a CDS encoding VOC family protein, with protein MTVNLNPYLNFRGTAAEAMTHYQSVFGGTLTLSRFGDFPMGTDASENDLIMHSQLVAPGGLVLMGADVPSAMEFNPAPGNVSCSVSGDDVDQLRGYWEGLSAGGTVTAPFDKAPWGDWFGMCVDRFGISWLVNGGGTADVG; from the coding sequence ATGACCGTCAATCTGAACCCGTACCTGAACTTCCGCGGCACGGCCGCCGAAGCGATGACGCACTACCAGTCCGTCTTCGGCGGCACGCTCACCCTCAGCCGATTCGGCGACTTCCCCATGGGGACCGACGCCTCGGAGAACGACCTGATCATGCACAGCCAGCTGGTCGCGCCCGGCGGCCTGGTCCTGATGGGGGCGGACGTGCCGTCCGCGATGGAGTTCAACCCGGCACCCGGCAACGTGTCCTGCTCGGTGAGCGGCGACGACGTGGACCAGCTGCGCGGCTACTGGGAGGGCCTCTCGGCCGGCGGCACCGTCACTGCCCCGTTCGACAAGGCGCCGTGGGGTGACTGGTTCGGCATGTGCGTCGACCGGTTCGGCATCAGCTGGCTGGTCAACGGCGGCGGAACGGCAGACGTCGGCTGA
- a CDS encoding ANTAR domain-containing response regulator — protein sequence MTAPRRVLIAEDEALIRLDLAEMLTEEGFEVVGEAGDGEQAVALATELRPDLVILDVKMPKKDGIDAAAEIVGEQIAPVVILTAFSQRELIERARDAGAMAYLVKPFSKSDLLPAIELAVARYAETAALRAEVADVTQRLEARKVIDRAKGLLMTHQKMTEPEAFRWIQRTAMDRRTSMAAVAGAVLEGLAAKS from the coding sequence ATGACCGCGCCGCGACGCGTGCTCATCGCCGAGGACGAGGCGCTGATCAGACTCGACCTGGCCGAGATGTTGACCGAAGAGGGTTTCGAGGTCGTCGGTGAAGCCGGTGACGGCGAGCAGGCGGTGGCGTTGGCCACCGAGCTGCGCCCGGACCTGGTGATCCTCGACGTCAAGATGCCCAAGAAGGACGGCATCGATGCCGCCGCCGAGATCGTCGGCGAACAGATCGCCCCGGTCGTCATCCTCACCGCCTTCTCCCAGCGCGAGCTGATCGAGCGGGCGCGGGACGCCGGTGCGATGGCCTACCTGGTCAAGCCGTTCAGCAAGTCGGATCTGCTGCCGGCCATCGAGCTGGCCGTGGCCCGCTACGCCGAGACGGCCGCTCTGCGTGCCGAGGTCGCCGACGTCACCCAGCGCCTGGAGGCCCGCAAGGTCATCGACCGGGCCAAGGGTCTGCTGATGACGCACCAGAAGATGACCGAGCCGGAGGCCTTCCGGTGGATCCAGCGCACGGCGATGGACCGCCGGACATCGATGGCCGCGGTGGCCGGGGCCGTCCTGGAGGGTCTGGCCGCGAAGAGCTGA
- a CDS encoding branched-chain amino acid ABC transporter substrate-binding protein, with product MRTAVVGLAAVAALTLAACGSKSTDSGSTTSAGGGGASNSASPSGSTAAGSGGALAINPEVQIDIDGKEVPAATGTTAESSAKPGGVTCAPGTAIAMAGALTGANAALGLNILYGAKVALDEHNKANPNCQVEIKQFDTEGDPQKATQVAPQIVGDSSVIGLLGPAFSGETKATGPIFNQAGLLSLTASATNPALTTNGWTNFFRGLANDAVQGPAVAKYMVNTLGYKKVCVVQDNSDYGAGLAEEIKTGLGSVADTSCAAEVKTGDKDFTATVQLVNGAAPDAVFYAGYYAEAAPFVQQLRDAGVTATFVSADGTNDPQFVSQAGGAAKDAILSCPCGPAPEEFAKTYEALNGQAPGVYSTEGYDLTTIMLKGIDSGVKDRAGLVEYVKGYSGQGLAREYKWDDKGELASSLVWIYKVG from the coding sequence ATGCGAACCGCCGTCGTCGGGCTGGCCGCCGTGGCCGCCCTGACGCTGGCGGCTTGTGGATCCAAGTCCACGGATAGCGGATCGACCACGTCGGCCGGAGGCGGCGGGGCTTCCAACTCGGCCTCCCCGTCGGGCAGCACCGCCGCGGGTTCCGGCGGCGCTCTGGCGATCAATCCCGAGGTGCAGATCGACATCGACGGCAAGGAGGTCCCGGCCGCGACCGGTACCACCGCCGAGTCCTCGGCCAAGCCCGGTGGTGTGACCTGTGCTCCCGGCACCGCGATCGCCATGGCCGGCGCGCTCACGGGCGCGAACGCCGCCCTGGGCCTGAACATCCTCTACGGCGCCAAGGTCGCGCTGGACGAGCACAACAAGGCCAACCCGAACTGCCAGGTCGAGATCAAGCAGTTCGACACCGAGGGTGACCCGCAGAAGGCCACCCAGGTCGCGCCGCAGATCGTCGGCGACTCCAGCGTCATCGGCCTGCTCGGCCCGGCGTTCTCCGGTGAGACCAAGGCGACCGGCCCGATCTTCAACCAGGCCGGCCTGCTGTCGCTGACCGCCTCGGCGACCAACCCGGCGCTGACCACCAACGGCTGGACCAACTTCTTCCGTGGTCTGGCCAACGACGCCGTCCAGGGCCCGGCCGTGGCCAAGTACATGGTCAACACCCTGGGCTACAAGAAGGTCTGCGTCGTCCAGGACAACTCCGACTACGGCGCAGGTCTGGCCGAGGAGATCAAGACCGGCCTGGGCAGCGTCGCCGACACCAGCTGCGCGGCCGAGGTCAAGACCGGTGACAAGGACTTCACCGCCACCGTCCAGCTCGTCAACGGTGCTGCTCCGGACGCCGTCTTCTACGCCGGCTACTACGCCGAGGCGGCGCCCTTCGTGCAGCAGCTGCGCGACGCCGGCGTGACCGCGACCTTCGTCTCGGCCGACGGCACCAACGACCCGCAGTTCGTCAGCCAGGCGGGCGGCGCGGCCAAGGACGCCATCCTGTCCTGCCCGTGCGGACCGGCTCCGGAGGAGTTCGCCAAGACCTACGAGGCCCTCAACGGCCAGGCTCCGGGTGTCTACTCCACCGAGGGCTACGACCTGACGACGATCATGCTCAAGGGCATCGACTCCGGCGTGAAGGACCGCGCCGGGCTGGTCGAGTACGTCAAGGGTTACAGCGGCCAGGGTCTGGCCCGTGAGTACAAGTGGGACGACAAGGGCGAGCTCGCCTCGTCGCTGGTCTGGATCTACAAGGTCGGCTGA